The Fortiea contorta PCC 7126 genome has a segment encoding these proteins:
- a CDS encoding IS110 family transposase has product MIKVLGLDVSKSSVSACLLTDKPVQPRQFYYDCHFLKLEANASGIRELLQLQPDVAIMEPTGNNYSKLWGTHLARAGVEVRLVGHKELRNYRANHLALPDKDDDADALALACYYFDYHQDPRRFVQIRDEAIVKIRELVLRLAHLNRVQSPIINRLRQDLAWQFPEVALVKSVRGASGEVPLLWGWLAGVRPSKKYDALYAQTVGLGITATVRQHAQRLCNLQTEEFNIEVELSQLLSDSRFEKYRAVFTRFGFGTRLQSVIISQIYPIEAFLNADGKPEVRIRQGRNSKKSTKRHLSLRRFQKALGIAPSLESSGDKHKSKIIGGSDLCRKALWQWVFTRIEPKRSRLANHIGVTLGGLLDTEKAAGRPVKLVRMKVASYAARLLFRELVRCQK; this is encoded by the coding sequence ATGATTAAAGTTTTGGGGCTTGATGTTAGCAAGTCCTCAGTTTCTGCTTGCCTGTTGACAGACAAGCCAGTTCAGCCACGTCAATTTTATTATGATTGCCACTTTTTAAAACTAGAGGCCAACGCTTCAGGAATTCGTGAGTTACTGCAACTGCAGCCAGACGTTGCAATCATGGAACCCACAGGAAACAACTACTCTAAGCTGTGGGGTACGCATTTAGCCCGTGCCGGGGTGGAAGTGCGGTTAGTTGGTCACAAGGAGTTGCGGAACTATCGAGCAAATCATTTAGCGTTGCCAGACAAAGATGATGACGCCGATGCACTAGCGCTCGCCTGCTACTACTTCGACTACCACCAAGACCCACGTCGATTTGTGCAAATTCGAGATGAGGCAATTGTCAAAATTCGGGAATTGGTACTAAGACTCGCTCACCTTAACCGTGTGCAAAGTCCCATTATCAATCGCTTGCGTCAGGATTTGGCGTGGCAGTTTCCAGAGGTGGCGCTTGTCAAGTCGGTGCGCGGCGCATCTGGTGAAGTCCCTCTGTTATGGGGGTGGCTTGCTGGGGTGCGTCCCAGCAAGAAATATGATGCACTCTACGCTCAAACTGTGGGACTGGGGATAACTGCTACTGTTCGCCAACATGCACAGCGATTGTGCAATCTCCAAACCGAAGAATTCAACATCGAGGTGGAATTGTCCCAATTGCTCAGTGATTCACGCTTTGAGAAATACCGCGCTGTATTCACACGTTTTGGGTTTGGCACTCGCTTACAGTCTGTGATAATTTCCCAGATTTACCCTATTGAAGCCTTCCTCAATGCGGATGGTAAACCAGAAGTGAGGATACGCCAGGGGCGTAACTCCAAAAAATCCACCAAGCGTCACCTTTCGTTGAGGAGATTTCAAAAAGCTTTGGGCATAGCTCCCAGCTTGGAGTCATCTGGTGATAAACATAAAAGTAAGATAATTGGAGGTAGTGACCTTTGCCGCAAGGCTTTGTGGCAGTGGGTGTTTACCAGGATTGAACCTAAGCGATCGCGCTTGGCTAATCACATAGGCGTCACCTTGGGTGGATTGCTGGATACTGAAAAAGCCGCCGGACGCCCGGTCAAGCTGGTGCGAATGAAGGTTGCATCCTATGCTGCACGTTTATTGTTCCGGGAGTTGGTGAGATGTCAAAAATAG
- a CDS encoding Arm DNA-binding domain-containing protein, with product MSQQLSLFTLAPVSQIKTVQDPYWDEIVAPQHIQEKTDTQQAGTPYNCVGAQVNEDTQLDTVESPVGAQVALDTKKVAPQHDTHWVEKYWVERSGSKYWYYRYCWMTGRKKNRIYLGSANSAIAKNRKADVEAAINDGQTPQEIQHLIHSWRHHSQPNS from the coding sequence ATGAGTCAACAACTCTCCCTATTCACCCTTGCCCCTGTAAGCCAGATTAAGACAGTACAGGATCCTTACTGGGATGAAATAGTTGCGCCCCAACACATTCAAGAAAAAACTGATACTCAGCAAGCTGGAACTCCGTACAATTGTGTTGGGGCGCAAGTAAACGAAGATACGCAATTAGATACCGTAGAATCTCCTGTTGGGGCGCAAGTTGCATTAGATACTAAAAAAGTTGCGCCCCAACACGATACCCACTGGGTAGAGAAATATTGGGTCGAACGCTCTGGTAGTAAATATTGGTACTATCGCTACTGCTGGATGACTGGCAGGAAGAAAAATCGGATTTATCTTGGCAGTGCAAATAGTGCGATCGCTAAAAATCGAAAGGCAGATGTAGAAGCCGCAATCAACGACGGACAGACACCACAAGAGATTCAACACTTGATTCACTCTTGGCGTCACCATTCGCAACCAAATTCCTAA